A window of the Polaribacter batillariae genome harbors these coding sequences:
- a CDS encoding LexA family protein, producing the protein MPENLIFFNPKPSTISGAILIDTGISAGFPIPSGDFEEEKVSLDEELIKNKNSTFFAKVKGQSMINAGLNNNDLLVIDRSLEPTDKKIAVCYVDGEFTVKRLRVQNNEVWLQPENPDYPIIKITEENNFIIWGIVTNVIKKV; encoded by the coding sequence ATGCCCGAGAATCTTATTTTTTTCAATCCAAAACCCTCTACAATAAGTGGTGCCATTTTAATAGATACTGGTATTTCTGCAGGTTTTCCTATTCCTTCTGGAGATTTTGAAGAAGAAAAAGTTTCTTTAGATGAAGAATTAATCAAAAACAAAAACAGTACTTTTTTTGCAAAAGTAAAAGGACAATCGATGATTAATGCAGGTTTAAACAACAACGATTTATTAGTAATTGATAGAAGTTTAGAACCGACTGATAAGAAAATTGCCGTTTGTTATGTCGATGGAGAATTTACGGTAAAACGACTAAGAGTACAAAATAACGAAGTTTGGTTACAACCAGAAAACCCAGATTATCCGATTATAAAAATTACAGAAGAAAATAATTTTATTATTTGGGGAATTGTAACAAACGTAATTAAAAAAGTATAA
- a CDS encoding DUF2975 domain-containing protein: MTKNILLDIAIFICKTFKGIYVLLFIVATTVFIHFQMNRKFYQAKIKNINTSFNFKNNGAHITKSTSWKMENAGEDSVVYSIEKIRTPSLYILYFQYLGILLFLFLSTKEFQKIMLSVKNLKTFKRDNVLSFRRIGIYLIGFFILTSFISINYLKGGFTKYNISLSPILFILFAFIMAEIFREGNTLKEENDLTI, encoded by the coding sequence ATGACAAAAAATATACTCCTAGATATTGCAATTTTCATATGCAAAACATTTAAAGGAATTTATGTTCTTTTATTTATTGTAGCAACCACAGTTTTTATTCATTTTCAGATGAATAGAAAATTTTATCAAGCTAAAATAAAAAATATTAATACCTCCTTCAACTTTAAAAATAACGGGGCTCACATTACAAAATCTACGAGCTGGAAAATGGAAAATGCAGGAGAAGATTCTGTTGTATATTCAATTGAGAAGATTCGGACTCCATCACTTTATATTCTATATTTTCAGTATTTAGGTATATTATTGTTTTTATTTTTAAGTACTAAAGAATTTCAGAAAATAATGCTCTCTGTTAAAAATCTTAAAACTTTTAAAAGAGATAATGTTCTTTCATTTAGGCGAATTGGCATATATTTAATTGGATTTTTCATACTAACAAGTTTTATATCAATAAATTATTTAAAAGGTGGGTTTACCAAATATAATATTTCATTATCACCTATTTTATTTATACTTTTTGCTTTTATAATGGCAGAAATTTTTAGAGAGGGAAACACTTTGAAAGAAGAAAACGATTTAACGATATAA
- a CDS encoding DUF2975 domain-containing protein codes for MDNIRILKKIVLILFAATLLWFLGDNILVILALLFEKDVLHLGHFNSVGTPISLKILVIIKFIAFCIFIYGASFLIKILLLKNLTDYFNNKTFLYLFKAGKLIIVANFIAFVLSFSIFFISSPQFYVYFNGDSRYLSLLMIIFGFFLMIFSKVLMEAKELKQENDLTI; via the coding sequence ATGGATAATATCAGAATTTTAAAAAAGATAGTTTTAATATTGTTTGCTGCAACTTTATTATGGTTTTTAGGAGATAACATATTAGTGATTTTAGCACTGCTATTTGAAAAGGACGTGCTACATCTTGGTCATTTTAATTCAGTTGGCACTCCTATTTCTCTAAAAATATTAGTAATTATTAAATTTATTGCATTTTGTATATTTATTTATGGTGCCTCATTTTTAATTAAAATATTACTGTTAAAAAATCTAACAGATTATTTTAACAACAAAACTTTTTTATATCTTTTTAAGGCAGGAAAACTTATTATTGTTGCAAATTTTATTGCTTTTGTACTAAGTTTTTCAATATTTTTTATTTCCTCTCCACAATTTTATGTTTACTTTAATGGAGACTCTAGATATTTATCTTTATTGATGATAATTTTCGGATTCTTTTTAATGATATTTAGTAAAGTTTTAATGGAAGCAAAAGAGCTCAAACAAGAAAACGATTTAACGATATAA
- a CDS encoding helix-turn-helix domain-containing protein, which produces MAIVVNLDVMLAKRKMKSKDLAEIIGITTANLSILKSGKAKAIRFSTLEAICEALDCQPADILEYKEE; this is translated from the coding sequence ATGGCAATCGTAGTAAATTTAGATGTTATGCTTGCCAAACGTAAAATGAAAAGTAAAGATTTGGCAGAAATTATCGGAATTACAACTGCTAATTTATCCATCTTAAAATCAGGCAAGGCAAAAGCAATTCGTTTTTCTACTTTAGAAGCAATTTGCGAAGCTTTAGATTGCCAACCTGCAGACATTTTAGAATATAAAGAAGAATAA